A genomic region of Papaver somniferum cultivar HN1 chromosome 7, ASM357369v1, whole genome shotgun sequence contains the following coding sequences:
- the LOC113294472 gene encoding adenylate isopentenyltransferase-like gives MKMDTMKLNTTNHLLPHHHHHREKIVVVMGATGTGKSRLSIDLATNFSPSEIINSDKMQIYKGLSITTNKIPVHERSGIPHHLLDEFDSSEHELTPFDYRSLADETVSEIFSRNCLPVLVGGSNSLIYGFLTKELSSSDSLSLSSSSLDFFCSSAEEDGVSGELRYDCCFLWIDVALPVLKEYLSLRVDQMIDSGMFEELSKFYECQEEEDDEERTPVCRTGIRKSIGVPEFKRFFKLFPPGDGGGGGVERRREMKMVFEEAVEAVKCNTYELAIRQIKKIERLRLIGWNIQKLDATEVFRAVLESDSGKSSDIWDKEIVEKSVKIVKKFLDE, from the exons ATGAAAATGGATACAATGAAACTCAACACCACCAACCACCTcctcccccaccaccaccaccaccgtgaAAAGATTGTTGTCGTAATGGGTGCTACAGGTACTGGTAAATCTCGTTTATCTATTGATTTAGCAACAAATTTCTCACCTTCAGAGATAATCAACTCAGACAAAATGCAAATATATAAGGGTTTAAGTATTACTACTAACAAGATCCCAGTTCATGAACGTTCCGGCATTCCACACCATTTACTCGATGAGTTCGACTCGTCTGAACACGAGCTAACTCCGTTTGATTATCGTTCTTTGGCTGATGAAACAGTTTCAGAGATCTTTTCAAGAAATTGTTTGCCGGTTTTAGTTGGTGGTTCTAACTCATTAATCTACGGATTcttaactaaagagctttctagTTCCGACTCGTTATCGTTATCGTCTTCTTCTTTAGATTTCTTCTGTTCTTCAGCTGAAGAAGACGGAGTTTCCGGTGAGTTACGTTATGACTGTTGTTTCTTATGGATTGATGTTGCATTGCCGGTGTTGAAAGAATATCTATCTCTACGAGTTGATCAAATGATTGATTCCGGTATGTTTGAAGAACTATCGAAATTCTATGAAtgccaagaagaagaagacgatgaaGAAAGAACTCCGGTGTGTCGGACTGGGATCAGGAAATCAATTGGTGTACCTGAATTTAAACGGTTTTTCAAGTTGTTTCCACCGGGAGA tggtggtggtggtggtgtagaGAGGAGGAGGGAGATGAAGATGGTGTTTGAAGAAGCTGTTGAGGCTGTGAAATGCAATACATATGAATTGGCTATAAGACAGATTAAGAAAATTGAACGGTTGAGATTGATTGGATGGAATATACAAAAGTTGGATGCCACTGAAGTTTTTCGGGCTGTGTTGGAGTCGGATTCCGGTAAGTCGTCGGATATTTGGGATAAGGAGATTGTTGAGAAGAGTGTGAAGATTGTGAAGAAATTCTTAGATgaatag
- the LOC113292850 gene encoding nuclear transcription factor Y subunit A-7-like isoform X1, protein MQNIQGNDSHQFSSHPASPSVVNSCSRSWWNSSVSQIPPSSMSRSTSLNVDTPPQHCQNANQLGSQQKDQDSSSSQSTIQSHHEMATIAGHAENNGRQEEAQAKSFATQATPYFSLPPSQIDFNQSTTHLPYPYADPYYGAMVAAYGAQPVMLPDMVGNPTRVPLPVEVAEAGPIFVNAKQYHAILRRRQTRAKLEAQNRLVKPRKPYLHESRHLHAVKRVRGSGGRFLKQQTDASSPPNVENTSELASQQTRGNLLESEIRQSEPANPVAPTTLYSDTTCVSYSEAPDHRLFSGYNHLQRLGSTSSQDSGSGDGMSYNGYQQFGIPVTR, encoded by the exons ATGCAGAACATTCAAGGGAATGACTCCCACCAATTTTCTAGCCACCCAGCATCCCCTTCCGTTGTTAATAGTTGTTCGCGATCTTGGTGGAATTCGTCTGTGTCACAAATTCCACCATCTTCTATGTCCAGGAGTACAAGTTTGAATGTTGACACTCCACCTCAACACTGTCAAAATGCAAATCAATTAGGTTCCCAACAGAAAGATCAGGATTCTTCCTCCAGTCAGTCGACTATTCAGTCTCATCATGAAATGGCAACTATAG CAGGACACGCTGAAAATAATGGAAGACAAGAGGAAGCTCAAGCTAAATCCTTTGCAACTCAGGCAACTCCCTATTTCAGCTTACCTCCTTCACAGATCGATTTTAATCAATCTACG ACTCACCTTCCTTACCCTTATGCTGATCCTTACTATGGTGCAATGGTGGCTGCTTATGGAGCACAGCCTGTT ATGCTTCCAGATATGGTTGGTAATCCTACACGAGTCCCGCTGCCTGTTGAGGTTGCGGAAGCAGGACCCATCTTTGTGAATGCTAAACAATACCATGCAATCCTCAGACGCAGACAGACCCGTGCCAAACTTGAGGCTCAAAACAGACTTGTTAAACCTCGAAAG CCATATCTTCACGAATCTCGGCATCTCCACGCAGTAAAGAGAGTGAGAGGATCTGGTGGACGTTTTCTAAAGCAGCAAACTGATGCTTCTTCCCCTCCCAATGTTGAGAATACATCGGAGTTGGCTTCCCAACAAACAAGGGGAAATCTATTAGAATCTGAAATTCGTCAGTCAGAACCCGCCAATCCAGTTGCTCCTACCACGTTGTATTCTGACACAACTTGTGTATCCTACAGTGAGGCACCCGATCATAGGTTGTTTTCAGGGTACAATCATCTCCAACGTCTTGGTTCCACCTCCTCACAAGATAGTGGCAGTGGAGATGGCATGTCGTATAATGGGTACCAGCAGTTTGGCATCCCCGTAACCCGATGA
- the LOC113294471 gene encoding putative disease resistance protein RGA1 isoform X2, whose protein sequence is MPRGIETLTCLEVLESYVVRNRGTFSRSGGDSGIIELANLNSLQVLKIFNLEFVRGGIDAERAKLKDKLNLHRLHLNWGFIFVDDDEMTFDEVLEGLEPNPFLRNLEIYNFPGIKLPKWMGSNCLSNLVEISLSCGNRCEKLPAMGMFPCLRVLHIQQMKSVKCLGEGFYYQQEEKEEGRVISSSNGSGSAVNANTVSLFPSLIVLEIWQMENLEEWVARLLIYNSFPSMEKLEIEYCPKLRSIAISFPFLKELILKDTNTKAVTSMFATGGLTSLTSIDISYSPELIYIPLGALLRSITPNLQKLSIQYCSKFQGFLEDDDLNNYNNRKDGDEEAFLYASEINSNSFSCPEINSNSNNRSNSLRSLYLDDCPVLTFTSLRDLTISDCYKLKESITYHLKLSLAFLEVLDVDFSGSEDDSI, encoded by the coding sequence atgCCCAGAGGTATAGAGACTCTAACTTGCCTTGAAGTGTTAGAATCTTATGTGGTAAGAAACAGAGGAACCTTCTCTCGCAGTGGTGGTGATAGTGGGATTATAGAATTAGCCAATCTTAATTCTCTTCAGGTGTTGAAGATTTTCAATCTGGAATTTGTGAGAGGTGGTATTGACGCGGAGAGAGCGAAGTTAAAAGATAAGTTAAACCTCCATCGTTTGCATCTTAATTGGGGGTTCATTTTCGTTGATGACGATGAAATGACGTTTGATGAGGTTTTGGAGGGTCTCGAACCTAACCCTTTTTTGAGAAACTTGGAAATATATAATTTCCCTGGTATAAAGCTTCCAAAATGGATGGGTTCCAACTGCCTTTCGAATTTAGTGGAAATTAGCCTTTCCTGCGGCAATAGATGTGAGAAGCTACCAGCGATGGGGATGTTCCCATGTCTTAGGGTTCTTCATATTCAGCAAATGAAGTCAGTGAAGTGTCTGGGTGAAGGATTTTATTACcagcaagaagaaaaagaagaaggacgCGTCATCAGCAGCAGTAATGGTAGTGGTAGTGCTGTAAATGCTAATACAGTGTCATTATTTCCTTCGTTAATTGTGTTGGAGATCTGGCAGATGGAAAATTTAGAAGAATGGGTTGCTCGTCttctaatttataattcatttCCTTCTATGGAGAAGCTAGAAATCGAGTATTGCCCAAAACTGAGAAGCATAGCAATCTCATTTCCTTTTCTGAAGgaattgattttgaaagacaccAACACCAAGGCAGTGACTTCCATGTTTGCTACTGGAGGGCTTACTTCTCTCACATCCATTGATATATCATATTCTCCAGAGCTAATATACATCCCACTGGGCGCACTACTCCGAAGCATTACTCCGAATCTTCAAAAACTATCCATCCAATATTGCTCCAAGTTTCAAGGTTTTCTTGAAGATGATGATCTAAACAACTACAACAACAGGAAGGATGGTGATGAGGAAGCATTTCTCTATGCTTCTGAAATCAACTCCAACTCCTTTTCATGTCCTGAGATCAACTCCAACTCCAACAATAGAAGCAATTCCCTTCGCTCATTATATTTGGATGATTGTCCTGTTTTAACATTTACTTCTCTGCGGGATTTAACCATCTCTGATTGCTACAAATTGAAGGAGTCAATAACCTACCATCTCAAGCTATCTCTTGCCTTTCTTGAAGTGTTGGACGTTGATTTTTCTGGAAGTGAAGATGACAGCATCTAG
- the LOC113292850 gene encoding nuclear transcription factor Y subunit A-7-like isoform X2 translates to MQNIQGNDSHQFSSHPASPSVVNSCSRSWWNSSVSQIPPSSMSRSTSLNVDTPPQHCQNANQLGSQQKDQDSSSSQSTIQSHHEMATIGHAENNGRQEEAQAKSFATQATPYFSLPPSQIDFNQSTTHLPYPYADPYYGAMVAAYGAQPVMLPDMVGNPTRVPLPVEVAEAGPIFVNAKQYHAILRRRQTRAKLEAQNRLVKPRKPYLHESRHLHAVKRVRGSGGRFLKQQTDASSPPNVENTSELASQQTRGNLLESEIRQSEPANPVAPTTLYSDTTCVSYSEAPDHRLFSGYNHLQRLGSTSSQDSGSGDGMSYNGYQQFGIPVTR, encoded by the exons ATGCAGAACATTCAAGGGAATGACTCCCACCAATTTTCTAGCCACCCAGCATCCCCTTCCGTTGTTAATAGTTGTTCGCGATCTTGGTGGAATTCGTCTGTGTCACAAATTCCACCATCTTCTATGTCCAGGAGTACAAGTTTGAATGTTGACACTCCACCTCAACACTGTCAAAATGCAAATCAATTAGGTTCCCAACAGAAAGATCAGGATTCTTCCTCCAGTCAGTCGACTATTCAGTCTCATCATGAAATGGCAACTATAG GACACGCTGAAAATAATGGAAGACAAGAGGAAGCTCAAGCTAAATCCTTTGCAACTCAGGCAACTCCCTATTTCAGCTTACCTCCTTCACAGATCGATTTTAATCAATCTACG ACTCACCTTCCTTACCCTTATGCTGATCCTTACTATGGTGCAATGGTGGCTGCTTATGGAGCACAGCCTGTT ATGCTTCCAGATATGGTTGGTAATCCTACACGAGTCCCGCTGCCTGTTGAGGTTGCGGAAGCAGGACCCATCTTTGTGAATGCTAAACAATACCATGCAATCCTCAGACGCAGACAGACCCGTGCCAAACTTGAGGCTCAAAACAGACTTGTTAAACCTCGAAAG CCATATCTTCACGAATCTCGGCATCTCCACGCAGTAAAGAGAGTGAGAGGATCTGGTGGACGTTTTCTAAAGCAGCAAACTGATGCTTCTTCCCCTCCCAATGTTGAGAATACATCGGAGTTGGCTTCCCAACAAACAAGGGGAAATCTATTAGAATCTGAAATTCGTCAGTCAGAACCCGCCAATCCAGTTGCTCCTACCACGTTGTATTCTGACACAACTTGTGTATCCTACAGTGAGGCACCCGATCATAGGTTGTTTTCAGGGTACAATCATCTCCAACGTCTTGGTTCCACCTCCTCACAAGATAGTGGCAGTGGAGATGGCATGTCGTATAATGGGTACCAGCAGTTTGGCATCCCCGTAACCCGATGA
- the LOC113294471 gene encoding putative disease resistance protein RGA4 isoform X1 translates to MVRKNLRGKRYLLVLDDLWNENAEDWGKFKDLLGVGAHGSKILVTTRSDTVASVVRGLIPPYNLKCLSVNECWSIMKNKAFSPGGALETPNMTKIGEEIAKHCGGLPLAANVLGNLMRLHKTETNWLLILNHDSLKTIDARTKIISILKLSYDKLPSHLKLCFSYCSLFPKDWEIKRKTLIRLWMTEGFLHPSHGGNQISPEDVGNDHFHCLLVNSFFQDVRKNKLGDVKTCKMHDLVHDLAQSVNGVHDIKILNSGEIESISEFRRLQFVFNEQTSETISKVLKKAKRLRSVFSLENDHLVERLLYTKNLHVVCLLGRHFFKVQSPISKLKHMRYLDLSRCNFYGGHDVSINQLYNLQTLVLHRCHDVKTILLGIGSLKTLRHLDLSYSDVETLPDCVVQLANLQTLDLKLANLQTLDLNMCKRLVALPVNIGSLEALRVLKVKNCITLRVLHTDVGTLTRLRCLDLSVTKIKVLPKSCINNLRNLELMVFGKCRLPKEIKNWAKLRVLKHKRERR, encoded by the coding sequence ATGGTTCGGAAAAATCTACGGGGGAAAAGATATCTGTTAGTCCTGGACGATCTATGGAACGAGAATGCAGAAGACTGGGGGAAATTTAAGGACCTGCTAGGTGTGGGTGCTCATGGGAGCAAAATCTTAGTCACAACACGTAGTGACACGGTTGCATCCGTTGTTAGGGGTTTGATTCCACCTTACAATCTAAAATGCTTGTCCGTAAACGAATGCTGGTCCATTATGAAGAACAAAGCATTTTCTCCCGGCGGCGCATTGGAGACTCCAAACATGACAAAAATAGGAGAGGAAATTGCAAAACACTGTGGTGGTTTACCACTTGCTGCTAATGTTCTCGGAAATCTTATGCGCTTGCATAAAACCGAGACTAATTGGCTATTAATCCTAAACCATGATAGTTTGAAGACAATAGATGCAAGAACCAAaatcatatcaatattaaaattGAGTTATGATAAATTACCCTCACATTTGAAACTTTGTTTTTCCTATTGTTCTTTATTCCCAAAGGATTGGGAGATTAAGAGAAAAACTTTGATTCGACTATGGATGACTGAAGGGTTCCTTCATCCATCTCATGGTGGAAATCAAATATCACCAGAAGATGTTGGTAATGATCATTTTCATTGTTTGCTAGTCAATTCGTTTTTTCAAGATGTCAGAAAGAATAAGTTAGGTGACGTCAAGACATGCAAGATGCATGACTTAGTACATGATCTTGCCCAGAGTGTCAACGGTGTTCATGATATCAAGATTTTGAATTCAGGTGAAATAGAATCTATTTCTGAATTTCGCCGTTTACAGTTTGTTTTTAATGAACAAACATCAGAAACAATTTCAAAAGTCTTGAAAAAAGCCAAAAGACTTAGATCTGTTTTTTCCCTTGAAAATGATCATTTGGTAGAACGTTTACTTTACACCAAGAATCTGCACGTAGTTTGTTTGCTTGGTCGTCATTTTTTTAAAGTTCAATCTCCAATATCTAAGCTTAAGCATATGAGGTACCTTGACCTGTCACGTTGTAATTTTTATGGAGGACATGATGTGTCCATCAATCAACTTTACAATTTGCAGACACTAGTGCTTCATAGATGCCATGATGTTAAAACGATTCTGCTAGGCATTGGCTCTCTGAAGACATTAAGGCACCTTGATCTTTCGTATTCGGATGTTGAAACACTACCTGATTGTGTTGTTCAGCTTGCTAATTTGCAGACATTAGATCTAAAGCTTGCTAATTTGCAGACATTAGATCTAAATATGTGCAAGAGATTGGTAGCCTTACCTGTAAATATTGGGTCTTTGGAAGCTCTAAGAGTGTTGAAAGTAAAAAACTGTATAACTTTAAGAGTCTTACATACAGATGTGGGAACATTGACACGATTAAGGTGCCTGGATTTGTCAGTTACTAAGATCAAAGTATTACCCAAGTCCTGCATCAACAACCTTCGGAATTTGGAGTTAATGGTATTTGGAAAGTGTAGGCTTCCCAAAGAGATTAAAAATTGGGCAAAATTGAGAGTTCTTAAACataaaagagaaagaagatga